The genomic segment ataatttgtaagaatgggaataaaaataaaaataaaattctaaataaaaatctattatGGTTAggttagttttagttttctacgtattttatcattttgtgTGTACATACACCGAGTTTACATTACATTTGACAGCTTGTCCCGACGTCGTCTTCTGCCTTCTGCTCGATGTGTTTACGATTAGTGTTATCATATAAATTTAtacgtttgttttttaaaggggattggcaatcctttttttaattttctaattaaattttaagcaACTAAAGATGTTTTCCGCCTTAAAAAAGTTAGCTGCAGGAAACAATAAGAATGAAGCAAATGGAAAAACTCCAGCTGGAGGACAGCAAGCAATGCATGCAtctttacaaaagaaatttgccaAAGGAGTGCATTATAATAGTAAGatagtgaatttttgtttccgtAATGACCTTGTCCTTAATTCAGACTATTTACAGTGAAGATAATTATACGAGGTGACAGAAATGTAGGTAAATCTTGCCTATTCCACAGGCTTCAGGGAAAAGCTTTCATAGACAATTATGATCCAACTCAAGAAATACaggcaagttttttttttcttttacaaatgGTTCCTTATTATCCATTTAAACATAAATGTTGGGGGATTTCTGAAAACCTATTTTAACATAGGTTGCCAGCATTCAGTGGAGCTACAAAGCAACAGATGACATAGTCAAAGTAGAAGTGTGGGATGTTGTTGACaagggcaaaaagaaaaaacctttggaAGGCTTGAAACTCAATACATTAACTCCTGCATCTCTTGCCGAAGAACCAGCATTAGATGCAGAGTTCCTTGATGTCTATAAAGGGACGCATGGAGTAATTATAATGCTAGATATTACCAAGCAATGGTGAGTGCACAGGTTGAAATATTATTGTAAGCCTTTAACTAATGTATTTCAAGGTCAATAGGACATTTGACTACGTTAAACGAGAACTTCCAAAGATTCCAACAACCATTCCCGTTATGGTGCTTGCAAATCATCGAGATATGGGACACCATCGATGTGTCTCTGAAGACGacgtgaaattttttattgaaagcTTAAATCGGTAAGAAAATAACTAaagttaacaattttttttgtatttcttttcgaatacttttattgaATCTAGGAGTAAAACTGATGCCCAAATTCGATTCGGCGAAAGCTCTATGAGAAACAGCTTTGGACTAAAGCTTcttcataaatttttcaacttaCCATTCCTAGCTTTGCAACGTGATTCTCTCCTTAAACAGTTGGAAACAAATTTACAAGAAATGTCTCTAACTAATGAAGAACTTGATCTCTATTTAGAGACGGATGATGCTAGCTATGataagtaaattattattaattttgtttgttttttttcgaattatttgtatattgtttctttttgttgacagATTTCTAGATCTACTTACTCAAAAACGACGGCAAACAGCTGATTCACTAAGCGCAGCTACAGCGTCAAATGCCGTACAAGCTCCTGCTCCTAACGCACCTATATCATCCGCACCCGCCGCAAAACCGCAAGCGGCGGTCAATCCAGTTCAAGCAACCACATCTAAAGTAATGAAATCTTCCATAGACCAACCAAAACCTGCAACACAGACCGTGAATAGTAAGCCAAGCCTTAAAatcttttgacaaaaaaaaaaatatatacataataTTATGTCCATTATAGCAGGCGATTCTACTAAAAAGGAGAACGAATTTTCCAGCGTCGAAGACTTTATTGTCGATGGGGACGACGGAGAGCAAGCCTTGGGTTTCCTTTCTTCCATCGACGAAATACCTAGTTCAACGGTAAAAGGGGTTTTAGTCGAGCAAGATTCAGACaggtaaaagaaacaaaaatatgaattgatcaaaattttattttaaatcgtAAAATGGGAATTTAGTGATGCTGAGAATGAAGGCAATCCCATGGTGATGGGTTTTCAAGATGAAATCGATGATGAGGATTATCTTCGAGCATCTGAGTTTGGAAATCCTGTTACACAGATCTCAGATTCTTCTTCGGACGAAGAAGTACCAGTTCCACAGACcgataaaaaagaagcagCTGCTTATAAAGTGAATAAAACGGTTGAGGATATTACTATCGAGGACGACCTAGATGACTGGCTCAATGATGGGGCTGAAAAATTACCTTCatcaaaattgaaagtttCTTCATCATCGAGTTCCCTGAAAAACAATGAATCTGTCAATCGAAAAGTTCCTGAACCAAAGACGGTAGACGTTTCGCTCGAAGAATTGTCCCTTGAAGTGACAGGCAAGAGtaaaagagtaaaagaaaaaaaaagcaaacggaaatccaaaaaatcatcaaaggaTGAAAGAACCTCAAGTAGTCCTGCTCCGGATTCCGATGTAGTTGAGGAATCCCGTCCTTATAACGAATACGAAGAACTCTAAaagatattcatttttattattattatctaatCATTTAGACCACAATATCgatttgtttacttttctattttaagtTAAGTGGTGTACAAGGTATAATGTGTTCTTAAGCTTTTCAAATGCAAAAATATGTTGACAAAGGccatcatttatttattagttaaaaaaagaaaaaaaaagcataatGAAGCCTTAAATAATTTTGGATAATTGCCGCTTAATAAATGTATGAGTTTTCTAACGCCgcttaactttatttttattttataaccgTTAAAGTTGGCTTATGTTATTTTATACAGAACTGGAAAGcaatagagaagaaaaaacggacgCTATAATGCGAGATGAAGATAGTTAATGAAGGGCAGGGAAAGGGTTATGTATATCTGATATTACAACAATATGTAAATTACAATATGGGATGAATTTGATAATGATGACTGATACAGTATTGCTTTCATGGAAGTCGCTCATGGAAGTAATTCACATCCACTGTCGAATATTTTCCTGCGAAAAGCCGAAGCAGTAAGTTTATGTAAGCTGAGACTTAAGGATGTCTAATTACCTTGACTTCCTCAGTGAGTGGACCACCTTCTAGTAGAAATTCAAGCTGAATACGCAGCTGAGGGGGAATGTTCTTCGAGGATTGGACCGGAGACTGACTTGTACATGTCAAATATGGATGGGATAGAAGCTGCTCAATTGATGGTCGATTGCGCGGATTGCGATCGAGACAGCCTTTTAGAACTGCTATAACCATCGGATCAGCAGTCAAAGGAAAGTCTATAACATGACGCTCATCAACGATGGCACTGATTTTCTCGATCGTGTCCCTGAACTTGCTAAAAGGTGGGTTCTTGTAGATGAGACTGTACAACATACAGCCAAGAGACCACACGTCTGTTTTCCTGCTTATCTGTAACTCAATAGTGTAATATTAATACGAAGATTTCGAACGGATAAGAATTCAACATACCTTATACTCTTGGTACGTTCCAGAAGGCGTAGCAGATTTGATTGCTTCTGGTGCCATGTAATTGTATGTACCGCACTGGCTGTCCTTCATTATCGACGTCATGTCGGCctagaaagaaaacgattAAATCGATTCGTTTAAGATTTTAACAGTTCTCATACCTGGATAGAAGTGGCAATACCGAAGTCGATCAACTTTAAGCCTCCATTGACCAAAAGAAAGTTAGCCGGTTTCAGATCTGTATGAATCACATCTACAACGACAAGATTAATGAATGCTCATACTTATAATAGAAACAGTAATTACTTTTGTCATGAATCTCTTTCACAGCTTCTAACATTTCCTGCCAGTAAAAGCGAATCAGGGTAGGGTTGATGGCGTTGAGACTGGTGCGAGTCCGGATGACAGTTGCGAAGTCGGTATCACCCTTTTCCattaccaacaacaatttctcttcttcttcgttgtaCTCGCTACAGATTTGTATTACTTTACGGAATTGGAGGGCACATACTAGCAATTAACTTACTATTCAAGAAGGCGGACGACGCGAGGCAAACCTTGCAGTTGTTTCAATAGCCGGACTTCATTAATATAGCCTTCAGCTGTGACTTCGTCAACGGAATCAAGACGAACAACTTTTAAGGCAAATATGTCAGTCATTTCTTGGTTCAGTACCTGCGTTTCAAAagtcaataaataaatctaaaaaatgagTTACGCAAGATTTCAAGTTCAACCTGATATACGACACTTGATCCCCCACGCCCAAGCGGTTTCATAACGCTGTAAACCTTGCCGTTTACTGCTATCTGCTTGGTTTTCGGAGTCGGTCGAGCATTTGGAGGGGGTAAAATATTGTTGCTGGAAACTGGGGGAATTAATTTGCTTCGTTGCTCCACATGTTGTTGGATGGGATCAATTGGTTGAACTTCTGCCACGACGCTTACCACTGGTTGAATAGGTACTGGCAGCGGAGGTTTAGAGCTTGCTAGATTGAAAATTGGAGACGTTTCTGCCTGTACTTTGGGTAATAAAATGCCGAGTGATGGTTTTTGTTCATCGTTATGCATTTCAGTCTTCGAAGTCGAAGCTAACGAAACTAGGGATGATTCTCGTATTTTGGTTGTACTAAATGATGAATGTCCAGTCCACGTCAGCTTTTTAGCTAGTGGTGTTTGCGCTTGATCTAAAGGATGCATTTTGACAGTCGGTTGTGTCGGTAGTCCAAGAGCACTCGCTGTATCTGAAGTAGAATTCAATCCTGATTTGTTCTTGGCATTGGTGAAAGCATatatttctt from the Daphnia pulex isolate KAP4 chromosome 1, ASM2113471v1 genome contains:
- the LOC124198110 gene encoding rab-like protein 6 isoform X1, yielding MFSALKKLAAGNNKNEANGKTPAGGQQAMHASLQKKFAKGVHYNMKIIIRGDRNVGKSCLFHRLQGKAFIDNYDPTQEIQVASIQWSYKATDDIVKVEVWDVVDKGKKKKPLEGLKLNTLTPASLAEEPALDAEFLDVYKGTHGVIIMLDITKQWTFDYVKRELPKIPTTIPVMVLANHRDMGHHRCVSEDDVKFFIESLNRSKTDAQIRFGESSMRNSFGLKLLHKFFNLPFLALQRDSLLKQLETNLQEMSLTNEELDLYLETDDASYDKFLDLLTQKRRQTADSLSAATASNAVQAPAPNAPISSAPAAKPQAAVNPVQATTSKVMKSSIDQPKPATQTVNTGDSTKKENEFSSVEDFIVDGDDGEQALGFLSSIDEIPSSTVKGVLVEQDSDSDAENEGNPMVMGFQDEIDDEDYLRASEFGNPVTQISDSSSDEEVPVPQTDKKEAAAYKVNKTVEDITIEDDLDDWLNDGAEKLPSSKLKVSSSSSSLKNNESVNRKVPEPKTVDVSLEELSLEVTGKSKRVKEKKSKRKSKKSSKDERTSSSPAPDSDVVEESRPYNEYEEL
- the LOC124198110 gene encoding rab-like protein 6 isoform X2; protein product: MFSALKKLAAGNNKNEANGKTPAGGQQAMHASLQKKFAKGVHYNMKIIIRGDRNVGKSCLFHRLQGKAFIDNYDPTQEIQVASIQWSYKATDDIVKVEVWDVVDKGKKKKPLEGLKLNTLTPASLAEEPALDAEFLDVYKGTHGVIIMLDITKQWTFDYVKRELPKIPTTIPVMVLANHRDMGHHRCVSEDDVKFFIESLNRSKTDAQIRFGESSMRNSFGLKLLHKFFNLPFLALQRDSLLKQLETNLQEMSLTNEELDLYLETDDASYDKFLDLLTQKRRQTADSLSAATASNAVQAPAPNAPISSAPAAKPQAAVNPVQATTSKVMKSSIDQPKPATQTVNSDSTKKENEFSSVEDFIVDGDDGEQALGFLSSIDEIPSSTVKGVLVEQDSDSDAENEGNPMVMGFQDEIDDEDYLRASEFGNPVTQISDSSSDEEVPVPQTDKKEAAAYKVNKTVEDITIEDDLDDWLNDGAEKLPSSKLKVSSSSSSLKNNESVNRKVPEPKTVDVSLEELSLEVTGKSKRVKEKKSKRKSKKSSKDERTSSSPAPDSDVVEESRPYNEYEEL
- the LOC124198097 gene encoding dual specificity protein kinase Ttk-like, which produces MYGLIRKEDIDRKKPPIIISTAATPGWQRPSPTSSDDATKGENTQNHDGGTGTNSSRYARKKSGLKPIRPSSVSASNLNPMTPGRPQLPRTPRLCFKENDNSRFGTHDFPSTPKFGRSESTPELHRIRKLDHSLHTVERNTTQEKAHYNNVLQESNVSNLLTLTSDSLPDIFRKPISQQQHEVPLNLQSKFGNSEDKVSKWGYGPSSTNTQQGFGTKINHPESHKESSIKLVTEGLGIVTQVKEEAPCAAILKPDVSRMPLPGAKNEFVAWNQPEKSSFSTHKLPSVPSEMEEIYAFTNAKNKSGLNSTSDTASALGLPTQPTVKMHPLDQAQTPLAKKLTWTGHSSFSTTKIRESSLVSLASTSKTEMHNDEQKPSLGILLPKVQAETSPIFNLASSKPPLPVPIQPVVSVVAEVQPIDPIQQHVEQRSKLIPPVSSNNILPPPNARPTPKTKQIAVNGKVYSVMKPLGRGGSSVVYQVLNQEMTDIFALKVVRLDSVDEVTAEGYINEVRLLKQLQGLPRVVRLLEYEYNEEEEKLLLVMEKGDTDFATVIRTRTSLNAINPTLIRFYWQEMLEAVKEIHDKNVIHTDLKPANFLLVNGGLKLIDFGIATSIQADMTSIMKDSQCGTYNYMAPEAIKSATPSGTYQEYKISRKTDVWSLGCMLYSLIYKNPPFSKFRDTIEKISAIVDERHVIDFPLTADPMVIAVLKGCLDRNPRNRPSIEQLLSHPYLTCTSQSPVQSSKNIPPQLRIQLEFLLEGGPLTEEVKENIRQWM